The Mauremys mutica isolate MM-2020 ecotype Southern chromosome 1, ASM2049712v1, whole genome shotgun sequence genome has a segment encoding these proteins:
- the MICALL1 gene encoding MICAL-like protein 1 isoform X2 codes for MVSMRVPDCLSIMTYVSQYYNHFTNPNQARVPPPMRHPAAVSSPPLPAPKKPVPAAESTTAPQDDVVEGLAERSQRNTLSSTCAACHQHVHLVQRYLADGKLYHRQCFRCKECSSTLLPGAYKPGPESGTFVCTQHRGKLGLSGRTECRPSPDLEHPGKRTEAGAATVGEDVPPSEEEEGKEDGVQTSLAIASESHPPGEKEAGAAEKGRAPAGVEMAASPVCAENETPSSEPCSQTPPRPPLPSKPPVPSQDKASPLDGRLKDTRPTPAPRRGADVAAPSPPSSHPVPRPRSNVQSEASEPGPGLVNGRVPEPGPPVPKPRGRPTSSDRAGAAVRPKDPPWIALVQPEPKRKPAPPPPGSGQEIPTRASEEEEEQGKGRERESSSVSRDPKAYNPFEEEEDEEEEEGATPKSTPKQDQSESMTKPTHPWYRITPTSSPKTKKRPAPRAPSASPLVHHPISRLSHSEPSSSTPSPALSLESINSECSAKAAGDPDEASVPKSSSEPTVHVPAASKISCADTPLTSASSSESPAAPASLSANSSFSSSSELASSSGEAQGGAQQTSKSFSASNLKTSPSQLPPKPPASASPTLIVLASDMGEGGPKNSPSPKPQLKSSCKENPFNRKSSPVTSPSAQKLPKGSKPARPPAPGHGFPLIKRKVQADQYVPVEDIYGEMDTIEQRLDELEHRGVELEEKLRSVENDSPEDSLLVDWFKLIHEKHMLVRRESELIYIFKQQNLEQRQADVEYELRCLLNKPAKDWTDDDRERETVLMQELVTIIEQRNAIVNCLDEDRQREEEEDKLLEAMIKKKEFHKESEGKKKGKFKPMKVLKLLGNKHESKSKSPKEKS; via the exons GATGATGTTGTCGAAGGCCTGGCAGAGCGATCCCAGCGCAACACGCTCAGCAGCACCTGCGCAGCCTGCCACCAGCACGTCCACCTGGTTCAGCGCTACCTGGCCGACGGCAAACTGTACCACCGCCAGTGCTTCAG GTGTAAGGAATGTTCCAGCACACTACTCCCTGGAGCCTACAAGCCTGGGCCGGAGTCGGGCACTTTTGTGTGCACCCAGCACCGGGGCAAGCTGGGCCTGAGTGGGAGGACGgagtgcaggcccagccctgacttGGAGCACCCAGGCAAGAGGACTGAGGCTGGGGCAGCCACTGTGGGTGAGGATGTCCCCccctcagaggaggaggaggggaaagaggacGGTGTGCAGACATCCCTGGCGATTGCGTCAGAGAGCCACCCACCAGGAGAGAAGGAGGCAGGTGCAGCAGAGAAGGGTCGCGCACCCGCTGGAGTGGAGATGGCAGCGTCCCCTGTCTGTGCAGAGAATGAAACGCCCAGCTCTGAGCCCTGCTCCCAAACTCCACCCaggcctcctctccccagcaaaccgCCAGTGCCCAGCCAGGACAAAGCCAGCCCACTGGACGGACGGCTCAAGGACACCCgtcccacccccgccccgagGAGGGGCGCAGACGTAGCAGCCCCGTCACCACCAAGCTCTCACCCCGTCCCTCGGCCTAGATCCAACGTGCAGAGTGAGGCCTCTGAGCCAGGGCCTGGCCTGGTGAATG GTAGGGTACCTGAACCCGGCCCCCCAGTCCCCAAACCAAGAGGGAGACCCACCTCCTCAGATCG AGCGGGAGCTGCTGTGAGACCAAAGGACCCTCCGTGGATTGCGTTGGTCCAGCCAGAGCCCAAGAGGAAGCCGGCTCCTCCCCCGCCAGGCAGTGGCCAGGAGATTCCCACGAGGGcttcagaggaagaggaggagcaggggaaagggagggaaagggagagcAGTTCCGTCAGCAGGGATCCCAAAGCCTACAACCcctttgaggaggaggaggacgaggaggaggaggaaggtgcaACACCAAAGAGCACGCCAAAGCAGGACCAGAGTGAGAGCATGACAAAACCCACTCATCCCTGGTACCGCATcacccccaccagcagccccaagACAAAGAAACGTCCGGCTCCACGAGCACCCAGCGCCTCCCCCCTAG TTCACCACCCCATCTCCAGGCTCTCGCACTCAGAGccatcctcctccaccccatcacctgccctCAGCCTTGAGAGCATCAACTCCGAGTGTTCAGCCAAGGCCGCTGGTGACCCGGATGAGGCGTCAGTGCCCAAGAGCTCCTCCGAACCCACGGTCCATGTGCCGGCTGCTTCCAAGATCTCCTGTGCAGACACTCCGCTCACCAGTGCCTCCTCCAGTgagagccccgcagccccagccagcctgtccgccaactcctccttctcttcctccagtGAGCTGGCCAGCTCCAGTGGGGAGGCACAGGGGGGAGCTCAACAGACCAGCAAGAGCTTTTCTGCCAGCAATTTAAAGACCAGCCCCAGCCAACTGCCCCCCAAGCCTCCTGCTAGTGCTAGTCCCACACTCATCGTGTTGGCCTCAGACATGGGTGAAGGAGGCCCCAAGAATTCCCCATCGCCCAAGCCTCAGCTGAAG TCTTCATGCAAAGAGAATCCCTTCAACCGGAAGTCGTCACCTGTCACCTCCCCCTCAGCCCAGAAACTCCCCAAAGGATCCAAGCCAGCACGCCCTCCTGCACCGGGACATGGCTTCCCGCTGATCAAACGCAAG GTCCAGGCGGATCAGTACGTCCCAGTGGAGGATATTTACGGAGAGATGGACACCATTGAGCAGCGGCTGGATGAGCTGGAGCACCGAGGGGTGGAACTGGAGGAGAAACTCCGCAGTGTCGAGAATG ACAGCCCTGAGGACAGCCTGCTGGTGGACTGGTTCAAGCTCATCCATGAGAAGCACATGCTGGTGCGCCGTGAGTCTGAGCTCATCTACAT TTTTAAGCAGCAGAACTTGGAGCAGCGTCAGGCTGATGTAGAGTACGAACTGCGGTGCCTTCTCAATAAGCCAG CTAAGGACTGGACGGATGACGACCGAGAGAGGGAGACGGTGCTGATGCAGGAGCTGGTCACCATTATTGAACAACGTAATGCCATTGTCAACTGCCTGGATGAGGACCGGCAAAG agaggaagaggaggataaaTTGTTGGAAGCCATGATTAAAAAGAAAG AATTTCACAAGGAGTCTGAGGGCAAGAAGAAAGGAAAGTTCAAGCCCATGAAGGTGCTGAAGTTGCTTGGCAATAAACATGAATCAAAGAGCAAGTCACCCAAGGAGAAAAGCTAG
- the POLR2F gene encoding DNA-directed RNA polymerases I, II, and III subunit RPABC2 isoform X2: MGTRSAVRFRLRQRRPRKWLLGGQSPRSWVACSVTTPRPWGSAVGIASRESRAGPAACPTTRTSEKEAGGSCPARGEGFDGDDFDDVEEDEGLDDLENAEEEGQENVEILPSGERQQANQKRITTPYMTKYERARVLGTRALQIAMCAPVMVELEGETDPLLIAMKELKARKIPIIIRRYLPDGSYEDWGVDELIITD; the protein is encoded by the exons ATGGGAACCCGCTCCGCCGTCCGCTTCCGCCTACGTCAACGCCGACCCCGGAAGTGGCTGCTTGGAGGTCAATCGCCGCGCTCGTGGGTTGCCTGCTCTGTGACGACTCCCCGCCCCTGGGGGTCTGCGGTTGGGATCGCGTCGCGAGAGTCTCGCGCCGGGCCGGCAGCATGTCCGACAACGAGGACAAGTGAGAAGGAGGCGGGGGGCTCGTGTCCggcccggggggaggg CTTCGATGGTGACGACTTTGACGATGTGGAGGAAGATGAAGGGCTAGATGACTTGGAGAACGCAGAGGAG GAGGGTCAAGAGAATGTAGAAATCCTTCCATCTGGAGAGAGACAGCAGGCAAATCAGAAGCGGATCACAACTCCATACATGACCAAATATGAGCGAGCCAGAGTCCTGGGCACTCGTGCACTCCAGATAGC GATGTGTGCTCCAGTCATGGTAGAGTTGGAAGGAGAGACAGATCCTCTGCTGATTGCAATGAAAGAACTCAA AGCTCGGAAGATTCCCATAATCATCCGCAGGTACCTGCCAGATGGAAGCTATGAAGACTGGGGTGTGGATGAGCTAATTATCACAGACTGA
- the POLR2F gene encoding DNA-directed RNA polymerases I, II, and III subunit RPABC2 isoform X1: MSDNEDNFDGDDFDDVEEDEGLDDLENAEEEGQENVEILPSGERQQANQKRITTPYMTKYERARVLGTRALQIAMCAPVMVELEGETDPLLIAMKELKARKIPIIIRRYLPDGSYEDWGVDELIITD; the protein is encoded by the exons ATGTCCGACAACGAGGACAA CTTCGATGGTGACGACTTTGACGATGTGGAGGAAGATGAAGGGCTAGATGACTTGGAGAACGCAGAGGAG GAGGGTCAAGAGAATGTAGAAATCCTTCCATCTGGAGAGAGACAGCAGGCAAATCAGAAGCGGATCACAACTCCATACATGACCAAATATGAGCGAGCCAGAGTCCTGGGCACTCGTGCACTCCAGATAGC GATGTGTGCTCCAGTCATGGTAGAGTTGGAAGGAGAGACAGATCCTCTGCTGATTGCAATGAAAGAACTCAA AGCTCGGAAGATTCCCATAATCATCCGCAGGTACCTGCCAGATGGAAGCTATGAAGACTGGGGTGTGGATGAGCTAATTATCACAGACTGA
- the C1H22orf23 gene encoding UPF0193 protein EVG1, protein MMEESKLTSFQQRHLMDCMKRGVSLPTHCNPTSSKEPQLAQPTPSPPKPCLSVTLLARPHLRPAEICRAGDAYTREKFKPRATRDLEREKQRLQNILATGKDMVEQKPQQKPVQTEEEEIPEPDRFEELVNEIQERKEFLAEMEALGQSKQYRGIVLTEISQKLREMEIIDKKRSKDVREAMAKILPVGNKSDLNS, encoded by the exons ATGATGGAGGAATCCAAACTTACCAGTTTCCAGCAACGCCACCTCATGGACTGCATGAAAC gagGTGTTTCCCTGCCCACTCACTGCAACCCAACATCCAGCAAAGAACCACAGCTTGCGCAGCCTACACCCTCTCCACCAAAGCCTTGTCTTTCAGTCACTCTATTGGCCAGACCTCATCTCCGACCTGCCGAGATCTGCCGGGCAGGCGATGCCTACACCCGAGAGAAATTCAAACCCCGGGCCACTC GCGACTTagagagggagaagcaaaggCTCCAAAATATCTTAGCGACTGGAAAGGACATGGTGGAACAGAAGCCACAGCAGAAGCCAGTGCAGACAGAGGAAGAAGAAATACCTGAACCTGACCGGTTTGAAGAAC TGGTGAATGAAATTCAGGAGCGGAAGGAATTCCTGGCAGAGATGGAGGCTCTGGGCCAGAGCAAGCAGTATCGAGGGATTGTCCTCACTGAAATCTCACAG AAACTGCGGGAGATGGAGATCATCGATAAGAAGAGGAGTAAGGATGTGAGAGAGGCAATGGCAAAAATCCTCCCTGTGGGAAACAAATCTGATCTCAATAGCTAG